A genomic region of Gossypium hirsutum isolate 1008001.06 chromosome D01, Gossypium_hirsutum_v2.1, whole genome shotgun sequence contains the following coding sequences:
- the LOC107933081 gene encoding non-specific lipid-transfer protein 13, protein MSLLFACITVLFSIIGSAVGQSSYDCSEVADNFIPCVTYLVELESRPANQCCSGLQVLNQMAKINDKGPRNICQCIEDLAYTMNAPYVASRIQSLSRECHIHFSFPISIAMDCHRI, encoded by the exons ATGTCTCTTCTTTTTGCTTGCATCACCGTGCTTTTCTCGATTATCGGATCAGCCGTCGGACAATCAAGCTATGATTGCTCAGAAGTGGCGGATAACTTCATCCCATGCGTAACGTACCTGGTTGAACTCGAATCGAGACCGGCGAATCAGTGTTGCAGTGGCCTTCAAGTGCTGAACCAAATGGCGAAAATCAATGACAAGGGTCCGAGAAACATATGCCaatgcattgaagatttggcctACACAATGAATGCTCCGTATGTTGCTTCTCGGATCCAGTCTTTGTCTCGAGAATGTCATATTCACTTCAGTTTTCCGATTTCGATTGCCATGGATTGTCATAG GATTTAA